The following nucleotide sequence is from Chryseobacterium sp. CY350.
AGAATTAACGATACGATTTATACGCCGCCTACATCTGAGAAAATATTAGACGGTGTTACTAGAGACAGCTTTATTCAACTTGCTAAAAAAAGAGGTTTCGAAATAAAAGTAGAGCCAATTATGGTGAAAGACGTGATTGCAGCTCAGAAAAACGGAACTTTGAAAGAAGTTTGGGGAGTAGGAACAGCGGTTGTTACCACAGTTTTTCAGGCTTTGGGTTACAATGGTGAAAAACTAGAATTGCCGAGACTTTCAGATGAAGAAAGTTTTGCAGTGACCTTGAAAAATGATCTTGTGAATCTACAGACCAACCATTCTGAAGATCCTTTTGGATGGAGAGTTTTGGTTGAAAAAGATGTTTTAGAGACAGCTTAATTTCTAATCAAATAATATATGAAGCCAGGATTTTCCTGGCTTTTTTTCTTTCTGGTTTACAGGTTAATTTTTAAGCTGATTGAGCAGATTTTTTTGAAGTGAATTGATCGGCGTTGTCATCAAATCATCGAGATTTTTAGAAACAAAATTTTGAGATTATATTAATATTTTAAAAATTTTCAAACTTTATTTTAATAAATTCATCAAGTTTTGTTAATGATTCCCGAAATGCGTATTTTCGCAAAAGTTTTTATGAAAAAAATACTTCTCATTGCCGCATTAGCTCTTATAAGCTGTAAAAGAAATACTCCACAGGTACATCCGCCTGTTGGTGGTGTTCTTAGTAAGAGTGATCTTGATGTCTCTAGAAATCGCATGAAAAATCTTAACGCACTGGAGAGAAAGCAGATTCAGGATTGGGTGAATAATCAGGATATAAAGTTTTATCCAACTCAGCTCAATTATTGGACGACGGTAGAAGGGTTTGATAAGAGGCAGAGACGTCCGGATGATTCGCCGATTTCTTATTCTTATGATCTTTATGATTTTGATCAGACTAAGATTTATGACAAACCAATTCAGCGAAATGATGCAAGTTTCGGACATTTTGATGAATTAAAAGCAGTAGAAAATGCATTGAGATATATGCACAACGGAGAAGAAATTACATTGCTGGTACCGTCATCACTCGCATACGGAACCTTTGGAGACGAAAATAAAATAGATAACGATATTCCTTTAATTATTAAATTAAAAGTTTTATAAAATGAAATTGTTTAACAAAAATATAATTCTGGCAGCTGCAAGTGTTTCGCTGCTAAGTTGTACACCAATTTATAAGAAAATGAACGTAGACAAAGAAACTTACGAAGGGCTTAAAGACGGACTTTATGCCAATCTTCAGACTACTCAGGGTAACTTGATTGTAAAATTTGAAGACAAAAAATCACCAGTTACTGTGGCTAACTTTGTTGGTCTTGCAGAAGGTAAAATTGATAACAAAGCTAAAGCAAAAGGAGTTCCTTTCTATGACGGAACAATTTTTCACAGAGTAATCAAAGATTTCATGATTCAGGGAGGTGATCCTCAGGGAACAGGAATGGGCGATCCCGGATATAAATTCGAAGACGAGAAAAACGATCTTAAACATACAGGGAAAGGTGTTTTGTCGATGGCTAACTCGGGACCAAATACCAACGGTTCTCAGTTTTTTATTACTGAAATAGCGACTCCGTGGTTAGACGGCAAACATACGATCTTCGGAAAAGTGGTGAAAGGTGACGATGTGATTGATAAAATTGCTAACGTAGAAAAAGGTGCTCAGGATAAACCTAAAACTGATATTGTGCTTGAAAAAGTAAGCATTTTCAGCAAAGGTGATGAGTATAAAGGGTACGACGCTGCAAAAACTTTCACTGAAGGAAAATCTAAAATCGCTGCAAACAATAAAGCGATGGCTGAAAAAGCTGAAGCTGATGCAAAAAAAGCAATAGAAGATCTTAAAGCAGGAATGCAGGTTACCGAATCTGGTCTTTATTACAAAATAACAAAAAAGACTGAAGGTAAAGCTCCAAAAGCTGGCGATAATGTTCAGGTACATTATGCAGGTAAGCTTACCAACGGAACAGAATTCGATTCTTCATTTAAAAGAAATGAACCTCTAGAATTCCCTGTAGGAACAGGAAGAGTAATCAAAGGATGGGACGAGGGAATTCTTTTGTTAAAAGAAGGTGAAACTGCTACTTTGTTGATTCCACCAGCAATGGGTTACGGTGAGAGAGGTGCAGGAGGAGTTATTCCGCCAAATGCATGGTTGATCTTCGATGTAGAATTGGTAAAGGTTCCATAATCGAAATTGATATAAATTAGGAAGCCGTCTCGTGAGAGATGGCTTTTTTTGTGTAAATATTTTAACGTAATTAAGTTCGAAAATATATTCACTAATTTGAGATAGCGCTCCATTCTTTAGTTACAGGTTATTCTACACAGATTTTGCTCCTCTGGAGTAAACCGCTTTTCACAGTCTATTAGAATTGAATTTATTGAAATACAGTCAATAAATTTCAGAGAATTTCTTGTTATACCAATTTCTCCGTTAGGAGCAATATCTGTGTAGATATAAACACCACAAAAAGATGCGTTCCGTAGGAACGCTATCTCATTTTCTTTGAGACTGTTTAATTCAAATTTAATTTAAACAATCTGCGTAATTACCTTTCTCTCCCCGATCTGCTGTCTCCACATTGCATAGTACAATCCTTTCAAATCGAGAAGATTCTCATGCGAACCGGTTTCAATAACCTTGCCACGCTCTAAAACATAAATTCTGTCAGCATGCATTATTGTGCTTAGTCGGTGGGCAATCAATACTGTTATTTGCTCTTTTTCTTCGGAAATATCTCTTATCGTTGATGTGATTTCCTCTTCTGTAATACTGTCTAAAGCAGATGTTGCTTCATCAAAAATCAACAAGTTGGGTCTTCTTAGCAAAGCTCTTGCAATGGCAATTCTTTGTTTTTCGCCACCGCTCAGTTTTAGTCCGCCCTCGCCGATGATCGTGTTGATTCCGTTGTCTGCTCTTGCGATGAGAGAAGTTGCGCTCGATTTTTTTAAAGCTAAATCCAGATCTTCTTCCGTCGCATTAGGATTTACAAATAAGAGATTTTCTTTTATGGTTCCGGCAAAAAGCTGCGTATCCTGAGTTACGAAACCTATCTGATTTCTAAGTTCGTCAAAATCAAACTCATTACCGTTGATGGTGTTATAGAAAATCGCGCCCTCTTTAGGTCTGTACAATCCGACCAATAATTTTACCAATGTACTTTTACCGGAACCGCTTGGCCCTACAAAAGCAATGGTTTCTCCGTTTTTAACTTCAAAAGAAATATCATTTAGAGCTTTATAGGAAGAACTTTGATGTTTAAAAGAAACATTTTTAAATGCCAGTGCTTTAATTGCGCCGATCTGTTTAGGATTCTGTGGTTTTTCTTCAACGTCTTTCTTCATCAGGGTATCAAAATTGTGAAGCGATGCTTCAGCTTCACGATAAGAAATAATGATGTTTCCTATTTCCTGCATCGGTCCGAAGATGAAAAATCCGTAAAACATTAATGATAAATATTGTCCTGGAGTTACAATGTTTCTGAAAATTAAAAACAAAAGAGTAAGCGTAATCAGCTGTTGCAGGAAATTCACCATCGTTCCCTGAATAAAACTTAATGAGCGGATGCTTTTTACCTTTTTAAGTTCTAGCCCAAGAATTTTGTAGGTGTTGTTATTTAAACGTTTTACTTCCTGTTTCGTTAAACCTAAACTTTTTACAATTTCGATATTACGCAGACTTTCTGTAGTACTTCCTGCTAAACCTGTTGTTTCGGTAACGATTGTTTTCTGAATATTTTTAATTTTTTTGCTTAATAAATTGGTAATAAAAGCAATAAGGAAAATTCCGACTACATAAACCGGCATGATCGACCAATGCAAACGGATGGCGTAGATCGACACGAAAATAATACTTACCAGAATCCCAAAGAATATATTGATAAAGTTGGTGATAAATTTTACCGAATCTTCTCTTACTTTCGTCAGGATAGAAAGCGTTTCACCACTTCGCTGATCTTCAAATTCCTGATAGGGAAGTGCCATCGAATGCTGCAGACCGTCAGTGAAAATATTGGCTCCGAATTTTTGGGTTATCACATTCACAACGTAATCCTGAAATGCTTTTGCAATTCTGCTGATCATCGCAGTACCAATCAGCAATCCCAGGAAGTAAAATGCTCCGTGGTACAGATCGGTTCCGTAGAGATATTGATCCAGCGTTCTTGCTGCGTTCTTTTCTTTATCAAAATGATTGGGATGGGTGACCAATTGATCGAGGATATTTCCTGTAATCGCAGGGCTGAATAAAGAAAAAACCTGATTGATCGTTGCCAATACCAATGACAAAATAAGCAACCATTTGTGTGGTTTTAAATAATATAATAATGTTTTCATCTTTTCTAAAAATCTGGGGCAAAATTAAGGATATAAATCGGATAGAGTGTGGTATTATTTTGAATTAGAACATAAGATTTTATCAATGTAATAGATGTAAAATTACATATATTTGAAACCAGAAATCTTAAACAAAATTCTTCTAATAATTTTAAAAATACTATGTACAAAACCAAATTTATTACTGCATTATTGATCTTGTATACTTGGTTTTCGTTTGCGCAGACAAAGGTGACTACCGATGATCAGGCAATCAGAAAGTCTCTCGTTTATTTTGTGAATACCATTAAATACAAAAAAATAGATCAGTCTGTAGAGTGTATCTATCCTAAATTTTTTACCGTAGAACCAAAAGAAAAAATCACTCAGCTTTTGAATATGACGTACAATAATCCTTTCATAAAGGTTGAAGTAAAAGATATGAAATTCGGAAGCATTGAAAAGCCTGAACTGATCTCAGGCGAATATTTTTCTGTTGCCAATTATTACCTGACAATGAAAGGTGACGTAAGCGCAATGAACGAACAGATGAAGAAAAGTATAGGTGAAATGATGACCTCAAAATATGGTAAAGCCAATGTAAAGTATAACACCAAAGAAGGCTCTTACGTAATCACCGCCCCGATGAAGATGGTTGCAGCCTCTAAAGATAAAAAAACGTGGAAGCTGGTTTTTGCTGATAAGGAATACAAAACAAGGTTGGTGAAGGTGTTGCCAAAAAAGGTTTTGGATAAGCTTTAGAAACTTAACAAATGAATTTGTTAGTGAAATAAAATATAAGTTATCAAGACTTAATTAATAGTTAATTATAACAAAACCGCCCCTTCTCAGGGGCGGTTTTAGTTTAAGACTTCTCTACATCACTCTTTTTTCCGGTTCTCCTTGCCAGTACAACGGTAGAGAAATAATTTCTTCCGTTGTTGATGATGGCGAGGACGTCTTTGTAATAAGCATCATCTTTTACCGTTGCTAGGGTTGCAATATAAGTGGTCATTTTTTTGTAATCTGCTGCTAGAGATTTTCTTAATTCTTTGACATCAAAAACTACTTTCTGCGATGTTTTGTAAGAGCGCTGACCAAAAAGAGTATTGAAAGCCGTGTTAGAATCTGCAAGTTGATTGATGAATTTTACAATTCCCATCGTTGCAACGTGCGAAGTATAGTCGGAGGACTGCAGTCTTGCGACAAGCGAATTCAATTTATTGGTTTCAGCTTCGTAAGATTCATCTTCTACCTCCTTGTACTCAGACAAAAGCATATGCAAACTTGCATGGGCAGCAATTTCAGATTGAATTCTGGAATTTCTGTAAGGTTTCAGAGAATCGCGCAGAGCTTTCATATCTAGATCTCTGGTATGGTCGAATTCGCCAATCTGTTTTGATTCTTCACTTGCCCTGATCTGATCCAGTGCAGCATTATACGACGGAATCTGCAACTGCAAAGCATTGTACAGCTTTTTAAAATCTGAATCAATAGTCACATCGAGAGACGAGCTGGCGAAATCTTCAAAAAATCTTACGATCAACTGACCGAATTCTGCGTGGGGTAGACGTGATGAGTCTAAAGGAATGAGTTTTTGCATCATTGTTTTTAGGTTTTTGTTATTTGATTTATCTTCATCCATATGATGAGAAAATTTTTTTTTACATTAAATATTTATAAAGCCGTCGGAAGTTCCGACGAGGCAAAGTAGTAAAAGGAAAGCCTGTCGGAAGTTCCGACGGGGCAAAGTCGGAAAAGGAAAGGCTGTCGGAACTTCCGACGGGATGAAATGAAATCGGATAAGGCTGTCGGGATTCCCGACGAGGCAAAGTAGGAAAAGGAAAGGCTGTCGGAAGTTCCGACGGGGCAAACTGAATGTCGGGCGAGCAATTGTGCCACTTTTTTTCATCGTATTTAATTTGTGTTGATCAAAAATATTAAAATTTTTCTATAGACGATGCTATTCTGTTGAAATTTAATGATGAAATCTTCTAAACTGTGTTTTATTTGATTCAAGCTTACAAAGATTTTGAGTCATAGTGCGATTAATTATGTATTTTTAAAAACATAAACTTTGCAAACTTAGAAAGATGAGAATTTTTATTTTATCGTTCATGCTCTTATTGTGTACCTCGTGTGCCAGTGAGGGAATAGAATTCAGAACCAAAAACTATCTGAAAATCTATAACGACGAGCTGACCGTAAAATTGATTCCGAGGAAAAAAACAGCGAAAGTAATATTGACCTATTATGATACGGTTTTTGAAACCAATGCACCCAAGAAACCCAGAATCCTTCGTATCGCTAATAATCGTAAAAGAAAAACCGTCACAAATATCTCTGTTCAAAAATACAAAGACATTATAATTTCTTTTAAAAAAATTGACGAGAATCTTCTAAAATATCCCAAGACCGGT
It contains:
- a CDS encoding FKBP-type peptidyl-prolyl cis-trans isomerase; this translates as MKKILLIAALALISCKRNTPQVHPPVGGVLSKSDLDVSRNRMKNLNALERKQIQDWVNNQDIKFYPTQLNYWTTVEGFDKRQRRPDDSPISYSYDLYDFDQTKIYDKPIQRNDASFGHFDELKAVENALRYMHNGEEITLLVPSSLAYGTFGDENKIDNDIPLIIKLKVL
- a CDS encoding peptidylprolyl isomerase; translated protein: MNVDKETYEGLKDGLYANLQTTQGNLIVKFEDKKSPVTVANFVGLAEGKIDNKAKAKGVPFYDGTIFHRVIKDFMIQGGDPQGTGMGDPGYKFEDEKNDLKHTGKGVLSMANSGPNTNGSQFFITEIATPWLDGKHTIFGKVVKGDDVIDKIANVEKGAQDKPKTDIVLEKVSIFSKGDEYKGYDAAKTFTEGKSKIAANNKAMAEKAEADAKKAIEDLKAGMQVTESGLYYKITKKTEGKAPKAGDNVQVHYAGKLTNGTEFDSSFKRNEPLEFPVGTGRVIKGWDEGILLLKEGETATLLIPPAMGYGERGAGGVIPPNAWLIFDVELVKVP
- a CDS encoding ABC transporter ATP-binding protein, whose protein sequence is MKTLLYYLKPHKWLLILSLVLATINQVFSLFSPAITGNILDQLVTHPNHFDKEKNAARTLDQYLYGTDLYHGAFYFLGLLIGTAMISRIAKAFQDYVVNVITQKFGANIFTDGLQHSMALPYQEFEDQRSGETLSILTKVREDSVKFITNFINIFFGILVSIIFVSIYAIRLHWSIMPVYVVGIFLIAFITNLLSKKIKNIQKTIVTETTGLAGSTTESLRNIEIVKSLGLTKQEVKRLNNNTYKILGLELKKVKSIRSLSFIQGTMVNFLQQLITLTLLFLIFRNIVTPGQYLSLMFYGFFIFGPMQEIGNIIISYREAEASLHNFDTLMKKDVEEKPQNPKQIGAIKALAFKNVSFKHQSSSYKALNDISFEVKNGETIAFVGPSGSGKSTLVKLLVGLYRPKEGAIFYNTINGNEFDFDELRNQIGFVTQDTQLFAGTIKENLLFVNPNATEEDLDLALKKSSATSLIARADNGINTIIGEGGLKLSGGEKQRIAIARALLRRPNLLIFDEATSALDSITEEEITSTIRDISEEKEQITVLIAHRLSTIMHADRIYVLERGKVIETGSHENLLDLKGLYYAMWRQQIGERKVITQIV
- a CDS encoding DUF6261 family protein produces the protein MDEDKSNNKNLKTMMQKLIPLDSSRLPHAEFGQLIVRFFEDFASSSLDVTIDSDFKKLYNALQLQIPSYNAALDQIRASEESKQIGEFDHTRDLDMKALRDSLKPYRNSRIQSEIAAHASLHMLLSEYKEVEDESYEAETNKLNSLVARLQSSDYTSHVATMGIVKFINQLADSNTAFNTLFGQRSYKTSQKVVFDVKELRKSLAADYKKMTTYIATLATVKDDAYYKDVLAIINNGRNYFSTVVLARRTGKKSDVEKS